From the genome of Populus trichocarpa isolate Nisqually-1 chromosome 15, P.trichocarpa_v4.1, whole genome shotgun sequence, one region includes:
- the LOC7463091 gene encoding GDSL esterase/lipase At3g48460, with translation MVAPSTYFCFVVFFFCSSNFALNSAVQTTSPFKKIYAFGDSFTDTGNTRSASGPSGFGHVSSRPYGSTFFHHPTNRYSDGRLVIDFVTETLSLPYLPPYRGHKGNAPHGINFAVAGSTAINHAFFVKNNLTLDMTPQSIQTQMIWLNKFLESQGCKGAVSSSPECKAVFDDALIWVGEIGVNDYAYTVGSSVSSDTIRKLAISSVTGFLQTLLKKGVKHVVVQGLPPTGCLPLAMVLASEDDRDDLGCVKSANNQSYTHNVVYQKTVQDLRKQFPDAVIAYLDYWNAYATVMKNPKKYGFKEPFMACCGSGGPPYNFEVFSTCGTSHASACSNPSQYINWDGVHLTEAMYKALSHMFLSGTFSHPPFGSLMDRKQHV, from the exons ATGGTTGCTCCTTCCACGTATTTCTGTTttgtagttttctttttctgctcTTCGAATTTTGCTTTAAACTCTGCAGTTCAGACCACTAGTCCCTTCAAGAAAATCTATGCCTTTGGTGATTCCTTTACAGACACCGGCAACACCAGGTCTGCGTCAGGTCCTTCTGGTTTTGGCCATGTCTCAAGCCGTCCATATGGCAGCACCTTCTTTCACCACCCCACCAACCGATACTCTGATGGGCGGCTTGTGATTGACTTTGTAACTGAAACATTGTCCTTACCATACTTGCCACCCTACCGAGGCCACAAGGGCAATGCACCTCATGGGATCAACTTCGCTGTTGCTGGCTCCACAGCAATAAATCATGCTTTCTTTGTGAAGAACAACCTTACCCTTGACATGACTCCTCAATCTATTCAAACTCAAATGATTTGGTTGAACAAGTTCTTGGAGAGTCAGGGCTGTAAAGGGGCCGTGTCATCAAGCCCTGAGTGCAAGGCAGTATTTGATGATGCATTGATCTGGGTTGGTGAAATCGGAGTCAATGACTATGCATATACTGTTGGATCTTCCGTATCAAGTGACACAATTAGGAAGCTTGCGATCAGCAGCGTCACCGGATTCCTACAG ACATTGCTGAAGAAAGGTGTGAAACATGTTGTTGTTCAAGGTTTGCCTCCAACAGGATGCTTGCCATTGGCCATGGTCCTGGCTTCTGAAGACGACAGAGATGATTTAGGCTGCGTGAAGAGCGCAAACAATCAATCCTACACCCATAATGTTGTTTACCAAAAGACAGTGCAGGATCTCAGGAAACAGTTCCCTGATGCTGTAATTGCTTATCTCGACTACTGGAATGCCTACGCCACGGTTATGAAGAATCCGAAGAAGTACGGATTCAAAGAGCCATTCATGGCATGCTGTGGATCAGGAGGTCCACCCTACAATTTTGAAGTGTTTTCAACATGTGGCACATCTCATGCAAGTGCTTGCTCAAACCCTTCTCAGTACATTAACTGGGATGGAGTTCATCTCACCGAAGCCATGTATAAGGCGCTCAGTCACATGTTTCTGAGTGGAACATTCAGTCATCCTCCATTTGGTTCCTTGATGGACAGGAAACAGCATGTGTGA
- the LOC7454680 gene encoding probable phosphopantothenoylcysteine decarboxylase, giving the protein MEYSEPVTAEMETAQVNAVAAAAGPRKPRILLAASGSVAAIKFGNLCHCFSEWAEVKAVATRASLHFIDRAALPKDVVLYTDEDEWSSWNKIGDTVLHIELRRWADIMVIAPLSANTLGKIAGGLCDNLLTCIVRAWDYSKPLFVAPAMNTFMWSNPFTERHLMSIDELGISLIPPVSKRLACGDYGNGAMAEPSLIYSTVRLFLESRSQAGDRRVG; this is encoded by the exons ATGGAATACTCGGAACCTGTGACAGCAGAGATGGAGACAGCACAGGTTAATGCTGTCGCCGCGGCCGCCGGTCCTAGGAAACCTAGGATTCTACTAGCGGCAAGTGGGAGTGTAGCTGCTATTAAATTTGGGAATCTTTGTCATTGTTTTTCTGAATGGGCTGAAGTGAAAGCGGTTGCTACTAGGGCTTCTTTGCATTTCATTGATAGAGCTGCATTGCCTAAGGATGTTGTGCTCTACACTGACGAGGATGAATGGTCGAGTTGGAATAAGATAGGAGATACTGTGCTTCATATTGAGTTAAGACGGTGGGCTGATATCATGGTTATTGCTCCTTTATCTGCTAATACGCTTGGCAAG ATTGCTGGGGGGTTGTGTGACAATCTGCTGACCTGCATTGTCCGAGCATGGGATTACAGCAAGCCACTTTTTGTTGCGCCGGCTATGAACACTTTCATGTGGAGCAACCCTTTCACAGAACGGCATCTCATGTCAATTGATGAGCTTGGAATTTCCTTGATCCCACCTGTTTCAAAGAGGCTGGCATGTGGAGATTATGGGAATGGTGCAATGGCTGAACCTTCTCTAATCTACTCAACTGTAAGACTATTCTTGGAGTCACGGAGTCAAGCCGGTGATAGAAGAGTTGGTTAA